In Heptranchias perlo isolate sHepPer1 chromosome 16, sHepPer1.hap1, whole genome shotgun sequence, one genomic interval encodes:
- the usb1 gene encoding U6 snRNA phosphodiesterase 1, with protein sequence MFLVNYSSSSEEEEGPAGAGPGVGPDGGVSSGAEVKSQRLPVPESVMGMFKDLEEDPDDSGKHDGRIRGFPHQRGNWSTLVYLEYYPEEEFVELIDLLLTHLQAHRLPMARIAEFHISLSQTVVLRYHWISIFVESLKEKMTSFDRFYCVSDKVKIYSNQEKTRTFLGLEVSAGSNYLLELVNEVDKSMEEFDLKTYYKNPSFHISVAWCLGDATAELGKHQQELQDIVDRFENSARALRMYADEVRCKTGNKIFSFPLR encoded by the exons ATGTTTCTGGTTAATTACAGCAGCAGctcggaggaggaggaaggtccGGCTGGAGCGGGGCCGGGGGTCGGACCGGATGGAGGTGTTTCCAGTGGGGCTGA AGTGAAATCCCAGCGCTTGCCTGTCCcagagagtgtaatggggatGTTCAAGGACTTGGAAGAGGATCCAGACGACAGTGGTAAACACGATGGTCGCATACGCGGCTTTCCGCACCAGCGAGGAAACTGGTCAACACTTGTGTACTTGGAAT ATTACCCTGAAGAGGAGTTTGTGGAACTTATTGATCTGCTGCTGACCCACCTGCAGGCACACAGGCTGCCTATGGCTCGGATAGCGGAGTTCCATATCAGCCTGTCACAGACTGTGGTGCTGCGCTATCATTGGATAAGCATCTTTGTGGAGTCCCTAAAGGAAAAGATGACCTCCTTTGACAG GTTTTACTGCGTTTCAGATAAAGTGAAGATCTACAGTAATCAAGAGAAGACAAG GACTTTCCTTGGCCTAGAGGTTTCAGCTGGCAGCAACTATTTACTGGAACTGGTCAACGAAGTGGATAAATCCATGGAGGAGTTCGATCTGAAAACTTACTATAAG AACCCTTCCTTTCACATTAGTGTGGCCTGGTGCTTGGGGGATGCCACTGCTGAACTTGGAAAACACCAACAGGAGCTTCAG GATATCGTGGATAGATTTGAAAACAGTGCCAGGGCCCTCCGAATGTATGCAGATGAAGTTCGATGCAAAACCGGAAACAAGATTTTCTCCTTTCCCCTGCGATAG